In Prescottella soli, a genomic segment contains:
- a CDS encoding acyl-CoA dehydrogenase family protein, translated as MAVDLSYSPEVENLVERTRAFVRDVVLPIEDEHAGDIAAAGGDELRKELQAEASNRGLLAPHAPVEFGGLGLNMSDRSPVFEAAGYSLFGPTALNIGAPDEGNVHLLAHVASPAQKEQFLGPLARGEMRSAFAMTEPAPGAGSDPAALTTRAEKAPGGWKINGHKWFITGADGAGFFIIMARTSGAPGDRGGATMFLAPASAPGIRVGRHIETLDRAMIGGHCEVFFEDLFVPDDAVLGAVDEGFAYAQVRLGPARMTHVMRWLGAACRGHDVAVDYVARREGFGSRLGDLGMIQKMVADNEIDIAATRALLTRACWELDQGESGADSTSIAKAFGSEAIFRIVDRSIQMCGGMGVSGDLPLARLSREVRPFRVYDGPSEVHRWALAKRVVGKAKRAAREEGKS; from the coding sequence GTGGCCGTGGATCTGTCGTACTCGCCCGAGGTGGAGAACCTCGTCGAGCGCACCCGGGCATTCGTGCGGGACGTGGTCCTGCCGATCGAGGACGAGCACGCCGGCGACATCGCCGCGGCCGGCGGCGACGAACTGCGCAAGGAACTGCAGGCGGAGGCGTCGAACAGGGGCCTACTCGCGCCGCACGCGCCCGTCGAGTTCGGTGGCCTGGGCCTGAACATGAGCGATCGGTCCCCGGTATTCGAGGCCGCCGGCTACTCGCTGTTCGGTCCGACCGCACTCAACATCGGCGCCCCGGACGAGGGCAACGTGCACCTGCTCGCGCACGTCGCGAGCCCGGCCCAGAAGGAGCAGTTCCTGGGTCCGCTCGCGCGGGGCGAGATGCGCTCGGCGTTCGCCATGACCGAGCCCGCGCCGGGTGCCGGTTCCGATCCGGCCGCGCTGACGACCCGCGCCGAGAAGGCGCCCGGTGGCTGGAAGATCAACGGCCACAAGTGGTTCATCACCGGCGCCGACGGCGCGGGATTTTTCATCATCATGGCCCGCACGTCCGGTGCACCGGGCGATCGTGGTGGCGCGACGATGTTCCTTGCACCCGCGTCGGCGCCCGGAATCCGCGTGGGCCGGCACATCGAGACCCTCGACCGGGCCATGATCGGCGGCCACTGCGAGGTGTTCTTCGAGGATCTGTTCGTGCCCGACGACGCCGTGCTCGGCGCGGTCGACGAGGGTTTCGCGTACGCGCAGGTGCGCCTCGGTCCCGCCCGCATGACGCACGTGATGCGGTGGCTCGGCGCGGCCTGCCGCGGCCACGACGTCGCCGTCGATTACGTCGCCCGCCGCGAGGGCTTCGGATCGCGGCTCGGCGACCTGGGCATGATCCAGAAGATGGTCGCCGACAACGAGATCGACATCGCCGCCACCCGGGCGCTGCTGACCCGCGCCTGCTGGGAACTCGATCAGGGTGAGAGCGGCGCCGACTCGACGTCCATCGCCAAGGCGTTCGGCTCCGAGGCGATCTTCCGGATCGTCGACCGGTCCATCCAGATGTGCGGCGGCATGGGCGTCTCCGGTGACCTGCCGCTCGCTCGACTGTCCCGCGAGGTGCGCCCCTTCCGGGTGTACGACGGACCGTCCGAGGTGCACCGCTGGGCGCTGGCCAAGCGCGTGGTCGGCAAGGCGAAGCGCGCGGCGCGCGAGGAGGGCAAGTCGTGA
- a CDS encoding phosphotransferase family protein — protein sequence MTTARLDGLDLDALQRFFHDSGVPTAGELRAELISGGKSNLTFKVFDDASQWVLRRPPTAGLTPSAHDVAREFRVCAALQDSPVPVAPTVALCEDESVMGAPFAVTGFVNGRVIRTVDDLDKLTGAEIDSCVDELVRVLAALHAVDHREVGLEAFGRPDGYLSRQVALWSRQWERVKTRELRDLERLHALLAEAIPTSSQAAIVHGDYRIDNTLVAADDPGRVVAVVDWEMSTLGDPLTDLAQMCVYRHPALDVILGEPAAWTSTRLPSPDEIAHKYATVTDRNLDRWGFYLGLANFKLAVIAEGITHRHREGATTGDGFAQAYQAVEPLVAAGLAAMGEGKQ from the coding sequence GTGACGACGGCACGCCTCGACGGACTTGATCTGGATGCGCTGCAACGCTTCTTCCACGATTCCGGAGTTCCCACCGCGGGAGAACTGCGGGCCGAGCTGATCTCCGGCGGCAAGTCCAACCTCACCTTCAAGGTGTTCGACGACGCCTCGCAGTGGGTGCTGCGACGGCCCCCGACCGCCGGGCTGACGCCGTCGGCGCACGACGTCGCCCGCGAGTTCCGGGTGTGCGCGGCGCTGCAGGACTCCCCGGTCCCGGTGGCGCCTACCGTGGCGCTGTGCGAGGACGAGTCCGTGATGGGCGCGCCGTTCGCCGTGACCGGGTTCGTGAACGGCCGGGTGATCCGCACCGTCGACGACCTCGACAAGCTCACGGGCGCCGAGATCGACTCGTGCGTGGACGAACTGGTGCGCGTGCTCGCCGCGCTGCACGCCGTCGACCACCGCGAGGTGGGACTCGAGGCGTTCGGCCGCCCCGACGGCTACCTGTCCCGGCAGGTCGCGCTGTGGTCGCGCCAGTGGGAGCGCGTCAAGACCCGCGAACTGCGCGACCTCGAGCGCCTGCACGCCCTCCTCGCGGAGGCGATCCCGACCAGCTCGCAGGCGGCGATCGTGCACGGCGACTACCGGATCGACAACACCCTCGTCGCCGCCGACGATCCCGGTCGCGTCGTTGCGGTGGTCGACTGGGAGATGTCGACGCTGGGTGACCCCCTCACCGACCTCGCCCAGATGTGCGTCTACCGGCATCCCGCCCTGGACGTCATCCTCGGCGAGCCGGCGGCGTGGACCAGCACGAGGCTGCCGTCCCCGGACGAGATCGCGCACAAGTACGCCACCGTGACCGATCGGAACCTCGATCGCTGGGGCTTCTACCTGGGCCTGGCCAACTTCAAGCTCGCGGTCATCGCCGAGGGCATCACGCACCGCCACCGCGAGGGTGCCACGACCGGTGACGGATTCGCGCAGGCGTACCAGGCCGTCGAACCGCTCGTGGCCGCCGGGCTCGCCGCGATGGGAGAGGGAAAGCAATGA
- a CDS encoding SDR family NAD(P)-dependent oxidoreductase: MTNSALITGASRGIGLGIAHRLASQGYALTVTARDASRLDGVAAELRAAGAPDVVAVAADMAAPDTAETIAAAHADRFGSMRALVLNAGVGSAGAVGEYPMRRFDKTVAVNLTAPFALLQASLPLLRKGAADNPEHGAKVVAVSSITGVYAEANLAVYGATKAALISLVETFNAEQSGNGIAATAIAPAYVDTDMSDWTKDSIPAESMLTVNDIVELVDAVMRLSNRAVLSKLVLSRAGASGYVA; encoded by the coding sequence ATGACGAACAGTGCACTGATCACCGGCGCGTCCCGCGGCATCGGCCTGGGCATCGCGCACCGCCTCGCGTCGCAGGGGTACGCCCTCACCGTCACCGCGCGGGATGCGTCCCGGCTCGACGGCGTGGCCGCGGAACTGCGCGCCGCCGGCGCCCCGGACGTGGTCGCGGTGGCCGCGGACATGGCCGCCCCCGACACCGCCGAGACCATCGCCGCCGCGCATGCTGACCGGTTCGGGTCCATGCGCGCCCTCGTCCTCAACGCGGGGGTCGGCTCGGCGGGAGCCGTGGGCGAGTACCCCATGCGACGGTTCGACAAGACCGTGGCGGTGAACCTCACCGCACCCTTCGCGCTGTTGCAGGCGTCGCTGCCGCTGCTGCGCAAAGGTGCCGCCGACAACCCGGAGCACGGCGCGAAAGTGGTTGCGGTGTCCTCGATCACCGGCGTGTACGCGGAGGCGAACCTCGCGGTGTACGGGGCGACGAAGGCCGCTCTGATCTCCCTCGTGGAGACCTTCAACGCCGAGCAGTCCGGCAACGGGATCGCCGCGACGGCGATCGCCCCGGCCTACGTCGACACCGACATGTCCGACTGGACCAAGGACTCCATCCCCGCCGAGTCGATGCTGACGGTGAACGACATCGTCGAGCTCGTCGACGCCGTGATGCGGCTGTCGAACCGGGCGGTGCTGTCCAAGCTCGTACTCAGCCGCGCGGGCGCGTCGGGCTATGTAGCCTGA
- a CDS encoding histidine phosphatase family protein — MQLILVRHALPESISVAEGWADPGLTEFGHRQARRLPGALADVRVARVVASPMRRAVETAGPLVESTGITLDVNEGFAEYDRHEGSYVPIHEAKERMPETFARIRAGFLPDFVDENGFRSRVLDATEEVVAQASHEDTVVVVAHGGVVNMILQQILELPRPLTFPIEYVSVTRILISRNGVRRVSSVNETGHVRDLTVR; from the coding sequence GTGCAGCTGATCCTTGTCCGACACGCGCTGCCGGAGAGCATCTCGGTGGCGGAGGGCTGGGCTGATCCCGGACTCACCGAGTTCGGGCATCGCCAGGCCCGCCGCCTGCCGGGAGCGCTCGCCGACGTCCGCGTCGCCCGCGTGGTCGCGAGTCCCATGCGCAGAGCCGTCGAGACGGCCGGGCCGCTCGTCGAGTCGACGGGCATCACCCTCGATGTGAACGAGGGATTCGCCGAGTACGACCGGCACGAGGGCAGTTACGTCCCCATCCACGAGGCCAAGGAGCGGATGCCGGAGACCTTCGCGCGCATCCGCGCCGGCTTCCTTCCGGACTTCGTCGACGAGAACGGCTTCCGGAGCCGGGTCCTGGATGCGACGGAGGAGGTGGTGGCGCAGGCGAGCCACGAGGACACCGTCGTGGTCGTCGCGCACGGCGGCGTCGTGAACATGATCCTGCAGCAGATCCTCGAACTGCCGCGACCGCTGACGTTCCCGATCGAGTACGTCTCAGTCACCCGGATCCTCATCTCGCGCAACGGGGTTCGTCGTGTCTCATCCGTCAACGAGACCGGGCACGTCCGCGACCTGACGGTGCGCTGA